In the Mytilus galloprovincialis chromosome 10, xbMytGall1.hap1.1, whole genome shotgun sequence genome, one interval contains:
- the LOC143049783 gene encoding putative inhibitor of apoptosis isoform X1, whose protein sequence is MVTMASSNVLSENLLRYSTYSNFPGSCPVFASRLSSAGFSYGGKGDIVTCSACGLKEGNWNGIEAPLLVHARKSPSCPLILSLRKPDSYDVMKSGSKCSEDVEEFEAPTSDKCDRSANPGNILLKLEPKPSTKDLSTKNEETNHQHNTESMSAFSSGYGSYDRIDGLYSNSSTESGNFVHMSPSPNSLPSSSSMIPYTNPRYPNNTIMSERLKTFNNWPSHYPQSPENLAKAGFFYTGINDLVRCYHCGGGLTSWEAEDNAWVEHAHWFPQCTYLRQNKGDEFIQLVQSMVGELTEESNHQQENTGDALGVGATCSNYNTHETETDIEGLISVRSVKEMGYTMEIIRPAYKEAVHQHKTTAISAVQLMEKVLEIEERSSNTTHAQPIEGASANMSATEKTNQSIQNSETSSDVPKPVPSSADNQIPCVQYETTTGECKGSTSGDVNNKDLLLCKVCLEEDVSIVFLPCGHLATCGQCAPAMKRCPICRTHVRGSVKTYLS, encoded by the exons ATG gTTACCATGGCATCTTCTAACGTACTCTCCGAAAATCTCTTGCGTTACAGCACATATTCCAATTTCCCTGGATCATGTCCTGTCTTCGCTTCTCGCTTGTCGTCTGCAGGATTTAGTTATGGAGGAAAAGGCGACATTGTTACGTGTTCAGCTTGCGGTCTTAAAGAAGGCAATTGGAACGGAATAGAAGCTCCACTTTTGGTTCATGCACGAAAATCTCCTTCTTGTCCACTAATACTAAGTCTGCGTAAGCCGGACAGCTATGACGTTATGAAATCTGGTTCAAAATGTAGCGAAGATGTGGAAGAGTTCGAGGCACCGACGTCAGACAAATGTGATAGATCAGCCAACCCTGGAAACATTTTACTCAAATTGGAACCAAAACCTTCAACCAAAGACCTGTCAACTAAAAATGAGGAGACAAATCACCAACACAACACCGAAAGCATGTCAGCTTTCAGTTCAGGTTATGGGTCTTACGATCGTATTGATGGTTTATACAGCAACAGTTCCACAGAGAGTGGTAATTTCGTACATATGTCACCTTCACCAAACAGCCTGCCTTCTTCATCATCCATGATACCGTACACTAACCCGAGATATCCAAACAACACCATAATGTCCGAGAGATTAAAGACCTTCAACAACTGGCCATCTCATTATCCACAGTCCCCTGAAAACTTAGCAAAAGCGGGATTTTTCTACACAG GTATCAACGATCTAGTCCGATGCTATCACTGTGGCGGTGGTTTGACAAGCTGGGAGGCAGAAGATAACGCATGGGTCGAACACGCCCATTGGTTCCCACAATGTACATACTTACGTCAAAATAAAGGTGACGAATTTATCCAACTCGTCCAAAGTATGGTTGGTGAACTGACGGAAGAATCAAATCATCAG caGGAAAATACCGGTGATGCACTCGGCGTCGGCGCTACCTGTAGCAATTATAATACACACGAAACAGAAACTGACATTGAAGGACTTATATCTGTAAGAAGTGTGAAAGAAATGGGTTACACAATGGAAATTATAAGACCAGCTTACAAAGAGGCCGTACATCAACACA aaacaacCGCCATTTCTGCAGTACAACTTATGGAAAAGGTACTTGAAATAGAAGAACGTTCATCAAATACTACCCATGCACAACCAATTGAAGGAGCAAGTGCAAATATGTCAGCTACAGAAAAAACAAACCAAAGTATTCAAAATTCTGAAACGTCATCAGATGTACCAAAACCAGTACCCAGCTCAGCAGACAACCAAATCCCATGTGTTCAGTACGAAACAACAACAGGCGAATGCAAAG gTTCTACAAGCGGGGATGTTAACAACAAAGATTTACTTCTGTGTAAAGTCTGTTTGGAAGAAGATGTCAGCATAGTTTTCCTTCCATGTGGTCATCTGGCGACGTGTGGTCAATGTGCTCCGGCCATGAAGCGATGTCCAATATGTAGGACACATGTACGTGGATCTGTGAAAACTTATCTATCCTGA
- the LOC143049783 gene encoding putative inhibitor of apoptosis isoform X2 translates to MVTMASSNVLSENLLRYSTYSNFPGSCPVFASRLSSAGFSYGGKGDIVTCSACGLKEGNWNGIEAPLLVHARKSPSCPLILSLRKPDSYDVMKSGSKCSEDVEEFEAPTSDKCDRSANPGNILLKLEPKPSTKDLSTKNEETNHQHNTESMSAFSSGYGSYDRIDGLYSNSSTESGNFVHMSPSPNSLPSSSSMIPYTNPRYPNNTIMSERLKTFNNWPSHYPQSPENLAKAGFFYTGINDLVRCYHCGGGLTSWEAEDNAWVEHAHWFPQCTYLRQNKGDEFIQLVQSMVGELTEESNHQENTGDALGVGATCSNYNTHETETDIEGLISVRSVKEMGYTMEIIRPAYKEAVHQHKTTAISAVQLMEKVLEIEERSSNTTHAQPIEGASANMSATEKTNQSIQNSETSSDVPKPVPSSADNQIPCVQYETTTGECKGSTSGDVNNKDLLLCKVCLEEDVSIVFLPCGHLATCGQCAPAMKRCPICRTHVRGSVKTYLS, encoded by the exons ATG gTTACCATGGCATCTTCTAACGTACTCTCCGAAAATCTCTTGCGTTACAGCACATATTCCAATTTCCCTGGATCATGTCCTGTCTTCGCTTCTCGCTTGTCGTCTGCAGGATTTAGTTATGGAGGAAAAGGCGACATTGTTACGTGTTCAGCTTGCGGTCTTAAAGAAGGCAATTGGAACGGAATAGAAGCTCCACTTTTGGTTCATGCACGAAAATCTCCTTCTTGTCCACTAATACTAAGTCTGCGTAAGCCGGACAGCTATGACGTTATGAAATCTGGTTCAAAATGTAGCGAAGATGTGGAAGAGTTCGAGGCACCGACGTCAGACAAATGTGATAGATCAGCCAACCCTGGAAACATTTTACTCAAATTGGAACCAAAACCTTCAACCAAAGACCTGTCAACTAAAAATGAGGAGACAAATCACCAACACAACACCGAAAGCATGTCAGCTTTCAGTTCAGGTTATGGGTCTTACGATCGTATTGATGGTTTATACAGCAACAGTTCCACAGAGAGTGGTAATTTCGTACATATGTCACCTTCACCAAACAGCCTGCCTTCTTCATCATCCATGATACCGTACACTAACCCGAGATATCCAAACAACACCATAATGTCCGAGAGATTAAAGACCTTCAACAACTGGCCATCTCATTATCCACAGTCCCCTGAAAACTTAGCAAAAGCGGGATTTTTCTACACAG GTATCAACGATCTAGTCCGATGCTATCACTGTGGCGGTGGTTTGACAAGCTGGGAGGCAGAAGATAACGCATGGGTCGAACACGCCCATTGGTTCCCACAATGTACATACTTACGTCAAAATAAAGGTGACGAATTTATCCAACTCGTCCAAAGTATGGTTGGTGAACTGACGGAAGAATCAAATCATCAG GAAAATACCGGTGATGCACTCGGCGTCGGCGCTACCTGTAGCAATTATAATACACACGAAACAGAAACTGACATTGAAGGACTTATATCTGTAAGAAGTGTGAAAGAAATGGGTTACACAATGGAAATTATAAGACCAGCTTACAAAGAGGCCGTACATCAACACA aaacaacCGCCATTTCTGCAGTACAACTTATGGAAAAGGTACTTGAAATAGAAGAACGTTCATCAAATACTACCCATGCACAACCAATTGAAGGAGCAAGTGCAAATATGTCAGCTACAGAAAAAACAAACCAAAGTATTCAAAATTCTGAAACGTCATCAGATGTACCAAAACCAGTACCCAGCTCAGCAGACAACCAAATCCCATGTGTTCAGTACGAAACAACAACAGGCGAATGCAAAG gTTCTACAAGCGGGGATGTTAACAACAAAGATTTACTTCTGTGTAAAGTCTGTTTGGAAGAAGATGTCAGCATAGTTTTCCTTCCATGTGGTCATCTGGCGACGTGTGGTCAATGTGCTCCGGCCATGAAGCGATGTCCAATATGTAGGACACATGTACGTGGATCTGTGAAAACTTATCTATCCTGA